A single Methanobacterium sp. DNA region contains:
- a CDS encoding TIGR00304 family protein → MIKGETLVFIGIAVVITGMLLTFIGTAILSSGKNNNQESNNSKVSTGGVILIGPIPIIFGNDKSMIAVTILGAIILMVIAYFLFYRGGP, encoded by the coding sequence ATGATCAAGGGAGAAACCCTGGTTTTTATTGGAATAGCTGTGGTAATTACTGGTATGTTACTTACGTTTATAGGAACTGCCATATTATCATCAGGAAAGAACAATAACCAAGAAAGTAATAACAGCAAAGTTAGTACGGGTGGAGTGATATTGATTGGGCCAATCCCCATCATCTTTGGAAATGATAAGAGTATGATCGCCGTGACTATATTGGGAGCTATAATTTTAATGGTTATAGCCTACTTCTTATTTTATAGAGGAGGTCCTTAA
- a CDS encoding methyl CoM reductase subunit C: MYKILLFSGGLYKYDLLVEHVDDVGGLIIQKDSLQISRNTSFLREEIKVLLIIPSNEISSVRSLAKEIKGEIEELELEEPIREKLLKSLKIYDILSKSNSWLNKESIENRIDEEEELTSNINAKKKDDIPKVEECLELMSTLEIVQRRQKNNEFEYCIVLEEKK; encoded by the coding sequence ATGTACAAAATTTTGCTGTTTAGTGGTGGATTGTATAAATACGATCTCCTGGTTGAACACGTTGATGATGTAGGAGGATTGATTATTCAAAAAGACAGCCTACAAATCTCCCGTAACACTTCATTTCTCAGAGAAGAAATTAAAGTGCTGCTCATCATTCCTTCCAATGAGATTTCCAGTGTTAGATCCCTGGCTAAAGAAATAAAAGGTGAGATAGAGGAATTGGAACTTGAAGAACCAATTCGTGAAAAACTCCTTAAATCTCTAAAAATATATGATATCCTAAGCAAATCAAACTCATGGCTTAATAAAGAATCCATTGAAAACAGGATAGACGAAGAAGAAGAATTAACCAGCAATATAAATGCTAAAAAAAAGGATGATATCCCCAAAGTTGAAGAATGCCTGGAATTAATGTCAACACTTGAAATTGTGCAAAGGCGCCAGAAGAATAATGAATTTGAATATTGTATTGTATTGGAAGAAAAAAAATAG
- a CDS encoding RNA-binding protein: MVLNKTLENATDNLEIDANSFDLMVTFKEGIGGYYPEIEGMNELELALKNIKSYYIKETEFYDVVTLDMTIEDAYKLIRELNKSPSEFIRKAVLIDAIVPSTMNQIIDTAIEVASIKVSKKETFSVKCELRSKHLESLGELINEIPSGVCKKLNLEYVNKDPDWIILIEELGMKTAIAIQHPDEIFIN, translated from the coding sequence ATGGTTTTAAATAAAACTTTGGAAAATGCAACAGACAATTTAGAAATCGATGCGAATAGTTTTGACCTTATGGTCACGTTTAAGGAAGGTATAGGCGGATATTATCCGGAAATAGAAGGAATGAACGAGTTAGAATTAGCATTAAAAAATATAAAATCATATTATATCAAAGAAACTGAATTTTATGATGTTGTAACTTTAGATATGACTATTGAAGATGCATACAAACTAATCCGTGAATTAAATAAATCACCGTCAGAGTTCATACGAAAAGCAGTTCTTATAGATGCAATTGTTCCATCAACAATGAACCAAATTATTGATACTGCAATTGAAGTCGCATCAATAAAAGTGAGCAAAAAAGAAACATTTTCAGTAAAATGTGAACTAAGAAGCAAACATCTTGAGTCTCTTGGTGAATTGATAAATGAAATCCCAAGTGGAGTATGCAAGAAGTTAAATCTGGAATATGTTAACAAAGATCCGGATTGGATCATCCTCATTGAGGAGTTGGGAATGAAAACAGCAATAGCCATCCAACACCCAGATGAAATCTTTATAAATTAA
- a CDS encoding multidrug transporter yields MDPNLILIYQKILLTSGICGLVAFFVTFLSMPRLIKKLKAAEIVGKDIHKPSKPLIAEMGGIGILFGFIIGIFLGMYFYPNLQFQLIITLLVILLVGMVGMVDDLVMLSSKEKLILLWLAGLPLIWIAPPNVGIIYMLSMPIAVSIAANLTNMLAGLNGIESGLGAIAMTSLSIACVIMGKYDVAVISMCMLGALLAFLYYNRHPSNVFPGDVGTLIIGATIVMVAFIGRVKIIALIVLIPNIVDMILKFYSAGVMERQKHQPTQVSEDGKLMAPETGFNSLIRWILKKPMSEKNVVIIVWLIGIFFGAIGIFMAYILKSSMF; encoded by the coding sequence ATGGATCCTAATCTCATTTTAATATATCAAAAAATCCTCTTAACATCAGGTATCTGTGGATTGGTAGCTTTCTTTGTCACTTTTTTGAGCATGCCTCGTCTTATTAAGAAACTGAAAGCTGCCGAAATCGTTGGAAAAGATATTCATAAACCATCAAAGCCACTTATAGCAGAAATGGGCGGTATTGGAATCTTATTCGGTTTTATTATCGGAATATTTCTGGGAATGTATTTTTATCCTAATCTTCAGTTCCAGCTAATCATCACCTTACTGGTTATACTCCTGGTGGGTATGGTGGGTATGGTTGATGATCTGGTGATGCTTTCATCTAAAGAAAAATTGATCCTCCTATGGCTAGCTGGTTTGCCCCTCATCTGGATTGCACCCCCTAATGTTGGAATAATATACATGTTATCAATGCCCATAGCTGTATCCATTGCTGCTAATCTTACTAATATGTTAGCCGGATTGAATGGTATTGAATCTGGGTTGGGTGCAATAGCCATGACCTCCCTTAGTATTGCTTGTGTTATCATGGGCAAATACGATGTGGCTGTGATAAGTATGTGCATGTTAGGTGCTCTTCTTGCTTTCTTATACTACAATCGTCATCCTTCTAATGTTTTTCCTGGGGATGTGGGAACCTTAATAATTGGTGCAACAATTGTGATGGTGGCATTTATTGGTAGAGTTAAAATTATTGCATTAATCGTCTTAATTCCCAATATTGTTGACATGATACTGAAATTTTATAGTGCAGGTGTAATGGAAAGACAAAAACACCAACCTACCCAGGTTAGTGAGGATGGAAAATTAATGGCTCCTGAAACAGGTTTTAACTCGCTTATTCGGTGGATCCTTAAAAAACCCATGTCAGAAAAAAATGTGGTTATCATAGTATGGTTGATTGGAATATTTTTTGGTGCTATTGGTATTTTCATGGCTTATATACTAAAATCCAGCATGTTTTAA
- a CDS encoding helix-turn-helix domain-containing protein produces the protein MKEEIYVNKPLSLSRILEILDKYPNLKKISCPPSLYSRISPKYLQALDELNVKVEPVKKKGRPKKYHDKESDTVEFLLKSGYTPQEIAEKLQLPLKTVYYLKDSPLKPGRKIKYDHQQVQKVKHLYKNGVSAKEIANNLKIPLRTVYFLLKR, from the coding sequence TTGAAAGAAGAAATTTATGTTAATAAACCTTTGTCATTGTCTAGGATTCTGGAAATTCTGGATAAATACCCTAATTTGAAGAAAATAAGTTGTCCTCCCAGTTTATATTCGCGGATTTCTCCAAAATATCTTCAAGCCCTTGATGAATTAAATGTTAAAGTTGAACCAGTGAAAAAGAAAGGGCGTCCTAAAAAGTATCATGACAAAGAATCAGACACAGTGGAATTTCTCTTAAAATCAGGTTATACTCCTCAGGAAATTGCTGAAAAACTCCAATTACCCCTTAAAACCGTTTACTATCTTAAAGATTCTCCATTAAAACCGGGTAGGAAAATAAAATATGACCATCAACAAGTTCAAAAGGTCAAACATCTCTACAAAAATGGTGTTTCTGCAAAAGAAATTGCTAACAATCTCAAAATTCCCCTTAGAACTGTATATTTTTTATTGAAACGGTGA
- a CDS encoding DUF530 family protein, producing MNESVLIGRSERFLEQIKRKEISINDVQYPENFLEIYSYFKTNLDSLHEMRENMEIKGYTAPYRSIKTYGRPLSGEMKAEDMYDISRHTKYFRMNAAAKKNILDRVKSAISSHKIAIGHLEEFATIECDSCHRVYRGHELSTLTKKVCECGKDSFMLHQNEEGVYRLDIIPFLPLSGDYMVKLSQLSPRSREAFRSMVRILKQEKRGIVKTLSLVVKIMEDGHWVRKRVTIDADDEVNYDKEIRKQYGSNARIEMIQFHRKKPSIINDKQVQTALSLGYVKYAENQIHQFLPDLLQKKLQDKRKVDDYQEALELAQKKASMFETEDELETFKNDFLKKELHEKGLTDANGVLDETVLQDLNDKETFEKTIFQEIPRIYILWDLLHYYLTTSYDRRSKYSGPFPYLRPNLDSNQLKAFDDFKPDIVEIMDVYLGEKIEYISNMGQVLLNKFSVEKRMKGLHMQMGVALGAAILSIEGNLPVERTAELFSIELNEVEKEKKNLLTLQKPVSTKAKKFMELVKK from the coding sequence ATGAATGAATCGGTGCTAATTGGGAGATCAGAACGTTTTCTGGAACAAATAAAGAGAAAAGAAATCTCAATCAATGATGTTCAATATCCAGAGAACTTTCTTGAAATATACAGTTATTTTAAAACTAATTTGGATTCTCTACATGAAATGAGGGAAAATATGGAGATTAAGGGGTACACTGCCCCTTATCGTTCCATAAAGACATATGGACGCCCTCTTTCGGGGGAAATGAAAGCAGAAGACATGTATGACATTAGTAGGCACACTAAATATTTCAGGATGAATGCAGCTGCTAAAAAAAACATTTTAGATCGGGTAAAATCTGCGATTAGTTCTCATAAAATTGCAATCGGACATTTAGAGGAGTTTGCAACCATAGAATGTGATTCTTGTCATCGTGTATATCGAGGTCATGAACTCTCCACCCTCACCAAAAAAGTATGTGAATGTGGAAAAGATAGTTTCATGTTGCACCAAAATGAGGAAGGAGTTTATAGACTGGATATAATCCCCTTTTTACCCCTTTCTGGAGATTATATGGTTAAATTATCTCAGCTCAGCCCCAGAAGTAGGGAAGCTTTTCGGAGTATGGTTCGTATCTTAAAACAGGAGAAAAGGGGAATAGTCAAAACATTGTCGTTAGTTGTTAAAATAATGGAAGATGGTCATTGGGTGCGTAAAAGGGTTACTATTGATGCCGATGATGAAGTAAATTATGATAAAGAAATACGTAAGCAGTATGGTTCCAATGCGCGTATTGAAATGATTCAGTTCCATCGCAAAAAGCCATCAATTATTAATGACAAACAAGTGCAAACTGCACTTTCTCTGGGCTATGTTAAATATGCGGAAAATCAGATTCATCAATTTTTACCAGATTTACTCCAAAAAAAGTTACAAGACAAGAGGAAAGTTGATGATTACCAAGAAGCTCTTGAGCTTGCTCAAAAAAAAGCAAGTATGTTTGAAACTGAAGATGAACTTGAAACCTTTAAAAATGATTTTTTAAAAAAAGAACTCCATGAAAAGGGATTGACAGATGCCAATGGAGTTCTGGATGAAACTGTCCTGCAGGATCTAAATGACAAAGAAACCTTTGAAAAAACGATTTTTCAAGAAATTCCGCGTATATACATACTTTGGGACCTTTTACATTATTATTTAACCACTTCATATGATAGGAGAAGCAAATATTCTGGACCTTTTCCTTATCTTAGACCAAATTTAGATTCAAATCAACTTAAAGCTTTTGATGACTTTAAGCCAGATATTGTAGAGATTATGGATGTTTATCTCGGAGAAAAGATAGAATATATATCGAACATGGGACAGGTATTGTTAAATAAATTTTCAGTGGAAAAAAGAATGAAAGGCCTCCACATGCAAATGGGTGTGGCATTAGGGGCTGCAATACTCTCAATAGAAGGGAATTTGCCTGTTGAGAGAACAGCCGAACTTTTTTCCATAGAACTCAATGAAGTGGAAAAAGAGAAAAAAAATCTTCTAACCCTCCAGAAACCAGTATCCACCAAAGCAAAAAAGTTTATGGAACTGGTTAAAAAATAG
- the metG gene encoding methionine--tRNA ligase has translation MNKNSSSSKVFITCALPYANGPCHLGHMRSTYIPADIYARYNRMKGKDVLFVCATDEHGTPIAVQAEKEGTSPFQIASRNYELIKKDLESCDISFNNFSRTSDPLHYEISQNFFLKLYEKDYIYPKTIEQLYCPECDRFLPDRYVEGICPQCNAEGARGDHCETCGRHLEPVQLVEPSCLICQSQPEVRKSNQYYFRLTHFQDQLKAVIENNHELPSNVRNYALQWINEGLKDWILTRDMDWGIPVPLDDAEGKIIYVWGEAFLGYISSAVQWARQKNTKWKPYWDDRAVHFIGKDIIYHHSIFWQAFLLAYGCKLPYNIIAGEYLSLEGHKMSTSKNWVIWVADFVEKFNPDILRYYLVANAPLTRDTDFSWDDFQRRVNDELADVVGNFMHRTFSFTHRFFNGKIPKPGSLNEYDQKVEKQIKKTPEIVGQHIENFNFREGLKEIVKLAKTGNKYFNDQEPWKAVKSDPQRAGTCIYLCNQLAKVISIIITPYLPNSATEMRKIFQLNDDEDDNKGTVPMFNWDESAVFIEVGTPIAKAKPLFEKIEDKTIQKEKDLLYKNLEESEPMENLISIEDFAKLDLKIGKIIGAEKVKGSDKLLKLIVDVKDKKLQIVAGLATEYSPDEILNQKVIVLANLKPAKLFGIKSEGMVLAAEDSLCLLTAPDADIGEGIR, from the coding sequence TTGAATAAAAATTCAAGTTCAAGTAAAGTTTTCATTACATGTGCACTGCCATACGCCAATGGGCCATGCCACTTGGGCCATATGCGCTCCACATACATACCAGCAGATATTTACGCCAGATACAACCGTATGAAAGGCAAAGATGTGTTATTCGTATGTGCTACTGATGAACATGGAACACCCATCGCTGTTCAAGCAGAAAAAGAAGGAACATCACCATTTCAGATAGCCAGTAGAAATTATGAATTAATAAAAAAGGACTTAGAGTCTTGTGACATTTCATTTAACAATTTCTCCCGAACATCAGACCCCCTACACTATGAAATATCACAAAATTTCTTTTTGAAGCTCTATGAAAAAGATTACATTTACCCAAAGACCATTGAACAACTTTACTGCCCTGAATGCGACAGATTTCTCCCTGATCGCTATGTGGAGGGTATTTGCCCCCAGTGTAATGCTGAAGGTGCTAGGGGAGACCATTGTGAAACTTGTGGCCGGCACTTAGAACCTGTTCAACTGGTGGAACCTTCCTGCCTCATATGTCAGTCACAACCAGAAGTCAGAAAGTCAAATCAGTACTACTTCCGTTTAACTCACTTCCAAGACCAACTCAAAGCAGTTATAGAAAACAACCATGAACTCCCATCCAATGTTAGAAACTATGCATTACAATGGATCAACGAAGGACTGAAGGATTGGATACTCACCAGGGACATGGATTGGGGCATCCCTGTTCCACTGGACGATGCTGAAGGTAAAATAATATATGTTTGGGGGGAAGCTTTCTTAGGATACATCTCCTCAGCAGTGCAATGGGCTCGCCAAAAAAACACCAAATGGAAACCTTACTGGGATGACCGAGCCGTTCACTTTATTGGTAAAGATATCATTTACCATCATAGCATATTTTGGCAAGCATTTTTGCTAGCATATGGATGTAAACTACCATATAACATAATTGCCGGAGAATATTTATCCTTAGAAGGCCATAAGATGTCTACCAGTAAAAATTGGGTTATTTGGGTTGCTGATTTTGTAGAAAAATTTAACCCAGATATTTTGCGGTATTATTTAGTGGCTAACGCCCCCCTAACACGGGATACCGACTTTTCATGGGATGATTTCCAGCGCAGAGTCAATGATGAACTGGCAGATGTAGTCGGGAACTTCATGCACCGTACATTCTCCTTCACCCACCGATTTTTCAATGGAAAAATACCAAAGCCTGGTTCTCTGAATGAATATGATCAAAAAGTAGAAAAACAAATCAAAAAAACACCAGAAATAGTTGGTCAACATATCGAAAATTTCAATTTCCGAGAAGGTCTCAAGGAAATAGTAAAGTTAGCCAAAACTGGGAACAAATATTTCAATGATCAAGAGCCATGGAAAGCTGTTAAATCAGATCCACAACGAGCTGGAACTTGTATTTATCTATGTAATCAATTGGCAAAAGTCATCAGCATTATTATTACTCCTTACCTCCCTAATAGTGCAACTGAAATGAGAAAAATCTTCCAGTTAAATGATGATGAAGATGACAACAAAGGAACTGTTCCCATGTTTAACTGGGATGAATCGGCAGTGTTTATTGAAGTAGGAACCCCGATTGCTAAAGCAAAACCATTATTTGAAAAAATTGAAGATAAAACCATTCAAAAAGAAAAAGATCTGTTGTATAAGAATTTAGAGGAAAGTGAACCTATGGAAAACCTTATCAGTATTGAAGATTTCGCTAAACTTGACTTGAAAATTGGTAAAATCATTGGCGCAGAAAAAGTGAAAGGATCAGATAAATTACTTAAACTAATCGTTGATGTGAAAGATAAAAAATTGCAAATTGTGGCAGGCCTAGCCACCGAATACTCTCCAGATGAAATTCTCAATCAGAAGGTCATTGTCCTGGCAAATCTTAAACCAGCGAAACTCTTCGGCATTAAATCGGAGGGAATGGTACTGGCAGCTGAGGATAGTCTTTGCCTCCTAACCGCCCCTGATGCAGATATTGGTGAAGGAATAAGATGA
- a CDS encoding PAS domain S-box protein, translated as MKNNNIDKNNEKRPISSDNKNIALNRALDVEKSTLFDLELKNSLLDFASDSIWVIDFKGNFLYVNKSAYKTLGFTKKELMNMNIHELDAPEYSESIDQYLKELMETGEAKYETCHYHKDGSQIPVEIQSKIIELNGQKLVLSIIRDINIYKNFQNNSEKAIKNQTEEFRKLNNKLRKKEKMALNLNNLKEKLLKSMFLEEKLKLITDNVVEMFDADIARIWLLKNADLCDEGCIYAKITKEPHKCKNRSSCFHLVASSGRYADLNGYHRRIPMGSYKIGRIAASDDFNFVINRAVHDPRINYDEWVRNLGLDYFYGFVLGSEDGKPIGVLGLFRKEVLDSDSEFLLEDLANTTSQVIINWNIGQTLLTSENKYRTLTEASTDSIFLFDKNLHYVYLNSQALKMVGLKPDEIIGKGLEVAFPSELVKYMKTNVKNVFKSGEPFSEEHKYVLSSGERWLNTSLIPIKEDDITNFVLGISRDITEYKLFQVESKEREEELRLLTEKMTDVIFQIDSDCIITYVSPSLKQLSGYNPREIIKKRIENFIHPEDVDQVLDILRKLPDNKKSVNIEYRIKRSDGINLWVESSCNAIYDVDGTFKSIVLVTRNINKRKNTEEQIKIKNQTLQGINKIFEESLISEDEHEVSKSSLNVCKEITNSKFGWILELNSKGGLNTLSGSDHGWGEYFITEKKNGVLPNGTKEHGLFGKVIRDGRSFFTNDPHHHESSVRTSPSHPRITSFLGVPLEQGGKVIGAICLANKEDGYNLKDQEIMEKLSVAISESLMRKRAESSLITALKDKDLLIKEIHHRVKNNLMVISSLLNLQSRYIKDKEALGLFRESQSRAKSMALIHERLYKSEDFKTINFGDYITNLADILYNTYMTDKNRVKLDLQMENMDDLKVDINNAIPLGLIVNELLSNAMKHAFPKDMSGMIIVDFSKEDDQFELVVSDNGIGFPQELDYKNTESLGLQVVNTLTNQIGGKITMEVDNGTTFTIKFKEDFD; from the coding sequence TTGAAAAATAATAATATTGATAAAAATAATGAAAAAAGGCCTATTTCGTCAGACAATAAAAATATTGCTCTAAATAGAGCGTTGGATGTTGAAAAGTCCACCCTTTTTGATTTGGAACTAAAAAACTCACTTCTTGATTTTGCATCAGATTCTATTTGGGTTATAGATTTTAAGGGTAATTTCCTTTACGTAAATAAATCTGCTTATAAAACGCTTGGTTTTACAAAAAAAGAGTTAATGAACATGAACATCCATGAATTGGATGCTCCAGAATATTCTGAATCAATTGATCAATATTTGAAAGAATTAATGGAAACTGGTGAGGCCAAATATGAAACTTGCCATTATCATAAAGATGGATCTCAAATACCAGTAGAAATCCAATCAAAAATAATTGAATTAAATGGTCAAAAACTGGTTTTAAGTATAATTAGGGATATAAATATTTATAAAAACTTCCAGAATAATTCGGAAAAAGCAATAAAAAATCAAACTGAGGAATTTCGGAAATTAAATAATAAACTCAGAAAAAAAGAAAAAATGGCCCTAAATTTAAATAATTTAAAAGAAAAGCTACTAAAATCAATGTTTTTGGAAGAAAAACTGAAACTCATCACTGATAACGTAGTTGAAATGTTTGATGCCGATATTGCCAGAATATGGCTACTCAAAAATGCAGATCTGTGTGATGAGGGATGCATTTATGCTAAAATCACTAAAGAACCTCACAAATGTAAGAACAGATCATCATGCTTTCATCTGGTGGCCAGTTCCGGACGATATGCAGATCTAAATGGTTATCACAGACGAATCCCAATGGGAAGTTATAAAATTGGGAGAATAGCCGCAAGTGATGATTTTAACTTTGTTATCAACCGCGCAGTTCATGATCCTCGAATTAATTATGATGAGTGGGTACGAAATCTTGGTTTGGACTACTTTTATGGTTTTGTACTCGGCTCTGAAGATGGAAAACCAATTGGTGTTCTGGGACTATTTCGAAAAGAAGTTTTAGACTCCGATTCAGAATTCCTGCTGGAAGATTTAGCTAACACAACTTCTCAAGTGATTATTAATTGGAATATAGGTCAAACCTTATTAACTAGTGAGAATAAGTATCGGACTCTTACTGAGGCATCAACAGATAGTATATTTTTATTTGATAAAAATCTGCATTATGTCTATTTGAATAGTCAAGCTCTTAAAATGGTTGGTTTGAAGCCTGACGAGATCATTGGCAAAGGATTAGAAGTGGCATTCCCTTCTGAATTGGTTAAATACATGAAAACGAATGTTAAAAATGTTTTCAAGTCAGGTGAACCTTTTTCTGAAGAACATAAATACGTGTTATCTTCTGGTGAGCGATGGCTGAACACATCACTGATTCCCATAAAGGAGGATGACATAACAAATTTTGTTTTAGGCATTTCAAGAGATATTACAGAATATAAACTATTCCAAGTCGAGTCAAAAGAAAGAGAAGAGGAGCTTCGACTATTAACAGAGAAAATGACAGATGTTATTTTTCAGATCGATTCGGATTGCATCATAACTTATGTCAGTCCTTCATTAAAACAATTGAGTGGATATAATCCCCGGGAAATTATTAAAAAGAGAATTGAAAATTTTATCCATCCTGAAGATGTGGACCAAGTATTAGATATACTTCGTAAGCTTCCTGATAATAAAAAATCGGTTAATATAGAGTACCGGATCAAAAGATCTGATGGAATTAATCTTTGGGTTGAATCAAGTTGTAACGCGATTTATGACGTGGACGGCACGTTTAAATCCATTGTTTTAGTAACTAGGAATATTAATAAACGTAAAAATACAGAAGAGCAAATCAAAATAAAAAATCAAACACTGCAAGGAATTAATAAAATATTTGAAGAATCATTGATATCAGAAGATGAGCACGAAGTATCTAAAAGTTCCCTCAACGTTTGTAAAGAAATAACCAACAGTAAATTTGGTTGGATACTTGAATTGAATTCTAAAGGAGGTCTGAACACTTTATCCGGTTCGGATCATGGTTGGGGTGAATATTTTATTACTGAAAAGAAAAATGGGGTTCTTCCCAATGGTACGAAAGAACATGGTCTTTTTGGTAAAGTGATTAGGGATGGTAGATCATTTTTCACCAATGATCCTCACCATCATGAATCTAGTGTAAGAACATCACCAAGTCATCCTCGCATAACCTCCTTTTTAGGGGTGCCTTTAGAGCAAGGTGGTAAGGTTATTGGTGCAATATGTCTGGCTAATAAGGAAGATGGATACAATTTAAAAGACCAAGAAATTATGGAAAAATTATCTGTAGCAATTTCTGAGTCTTTAATGCGAAAACGAGCTGAAAGCTCATTGATAACAGCCCTTAAAGATAAAGATTTGCTGATTAAAGAGATTCATCACCGAGTCAAAAATAATCTAATGGTCATATCCAGCCTTTTAAACCTTCAATCACGATATATTAAGGATAAAGAGGCATTAGGTCTATTCAGGGAAAGTCAGAGCAGAGCTAAATCTATGGCCCTAATCCATGAACGTCTTTACAAGTCTGAAGATTTTAAAACCATTAACTTTGGTGACTACATCACTAATCTGGCGGATATCCTTTACAACACATATATGACTGATAAAAATCGCGTAAAACTCGATCTTCAAATGGAAAATATGGATGATCTCAAGGTGGATATTAACAATGCAATCCCACTGGGCTTAATAGTCAATGAATTGCTTTCAAACGCTATGAAACATGCCTTTCCTAAAGATATGTCTGGCATGATCATTGTAGATTTTTCTAAAGAAGATGATCAATTCGAATTAGTTGTCAGTGATAATGGAATAGGGTTTCCTCAAGAATTAGATTATAAAAACACAGAATCTTTAGGTTTACAAGTAGTTAACACCTTAACCAACCAAATCGGTGGAAAAATTACTATGGAAGTAGATAATGGTACCACTTTCACCATTAAATTCAAGGAAGATTTTGATTAA
- a CDS encoding DNA primase, which produces MVSISFLNPLSSEGKDVVRELGSFEGISEDIPQLRSIITHNPSQEIADDSEIPSNFLELALKRIEWYVKKKNEREFNGRAYAYLSDDQITKYDVISFYLLCQAIGVKFGPNSRETRVMVESQGDLIKERLGKLHVDEGRQLVGQSLQMYLNDDQVHWTFFEELLSSRKIRLTELILDQGELILDQEDFMERFGSKIKHRNPQSMYQLLIGDELKELIMIKLIMQETENYIKQVHEKAKKMVEPNPILLDLAEEVAEVLSRPMQSQTYGSMGGGGGPLKAGPLNHHAFPPCVKKALEGIKSGGRNDGIVLFMTPFVSYARLYPDVFRMNITKRVSDQDPNLEITENEVLPLIYEAAQRCVPPLFDDQPQEKVNINAKLGFGMHSVLKLDHEGETTWYTPMSCEKIKLHLPHLCKPDDLCKKIGNPLSYYNRRIWEVKNLKPEGSKAPDRGDADKHNKTGVSREGETDHNKPKAADPNNREV; this is translated from the coding sequence ATGGTTTCCATTTCTTTTTTAAACCCACTATCCTCAGAAGGAAAAGATGTTGTAAGGGAACTGGGTAGTTTTGAAGGTATATCTGAAGATATTCCTCAGCTAAGGAGTATTATCACTCACAACCCCTCACAGGAAATAGCAGATGATAGTGAAATACCTTCTAATTTTCTGGAACTTGCTTTAAAACGTATCGAATGGTATGTTAAGAAAAAAAATGAACGAGAATTTAATGGTAGGGCCTATGCATATTTATCAGATGATCAAATAACTAAATATGATGTTATTTCATTTTATCTATTATGTCAAGCTATAGGAGTTAAATTTGGCCCGAACTCTCGCGAAACCAGAGTTATGGTGGAGTCTCAGGGAGATTTGATTAAGGAGAGATTGGGTAAACTACATGTAGATGAAGGCCGGCAACTGGTAGGGCAATCCCTCCAAATGTACTTGAATGATGATCAAGTGCACTGGACATTCTTTGAAGAACTTCTAAGCTCACGTAAAATAAGACTCACCGAACTTATACTTGATCAAGGGGAGCTAATACTCGATCAGGAAGATTTTATGGAGAGATTCGGATCAAAAATCAAACATCGAAATCCTCAGAGTATGTACCAGCTTTTAATTGGTGATGAACTTAAAGAACTCATCATGATCAAGCTTATCATGCAGGAAACTGAGAATTACATTAAACAAGTTCATGAAAAGGCTAAAAAAATGGTTGAACCTAATCCTATATTGTTGGATTTGGCTGAAGAGGTTGCAGAAGTTCTTTCTAGACCAATGCAAAGTCAAACTTACGGATCCATGGGAGGTGGAGGGGGGCCTTTGAAGGCCGGACCACTCAATCATCACGCATTTCCTCCTTGTGTGAAAAAAGCTTTGGAAGGGATTAAATCTGGGGGCAGAAATGATGGGATTGTACTATTTATGACTCCATTTGTTTCATATGCTCGCCTCTATCCAGATGTTTTCAGGATGAACATCACCAAACGTGTTTCTGATCAGGATCCTAATCTGGAGATAACTGAAAATGAAGTTTTGCCACTGATTTATGAGGCTGCTCAACGATGTGTTCCTCCATTATTTGATGATCAACCTCAAGAAAAGGTTAATATTAATGCTAAGTTGGGTTTTGGAATGCATAGTGTGCTTAAGTTGGATCATGAAGGTGAAACAACTTGGTACACGCCTATGAGTTGTGAAAAGATTAAATTACACCTTCCCCACCTATGTAAACCAGACGATCTTTGTAAAAAGATCGGCAATCCTCTGAGCTATTATAACCGCAGGATATGGGAAGTTAAAAATTTAAAACCTGAAGGTTCTAAAGCACCAGATAGGGGAGATGCTGACAAACACAATAAAACTGGAGTTTCTAGAGAAGGGGAAACTGATCACAACAAGCCCAAGGCAGCCGATCCTAATAATAGAGAGGTTTGA